Within Streptomyces roseirectus, the genomic segment ATGAGGGGGGCGAGGTGGGTGACGGCGAGGCCGCCGCCGTCGGCTGTCGCGGTGGCGGCGGGGTCGAGGAGGGTGATCAGGGTGGTGATGTCCTTCGCCTCCCAGGCGAGCCTGAAGCGGCGGATCGTCGACGCCTGTTCGGCGGACGGGGGAGCGGGGGCGCGGGACGTGCGGATGCGGCGGCGGGCCGAGGTGGCGAGTTGGCGGCAGGCCGCGGGGGTGCGGCCGACGATCTCGGCGACCTCGGCGAAGGGGTAGCGGAAGACGTCGTGCAGGACGAACGCGACGCGCTCCGCCGGCGTCATCGTGTCGAGGACGACGAGGAAGGCCATCGTCACCGACTCGTCGAGGGTGATGCGGTCGGCCGGGTCGGCGTCGGGCGTGGGCTCGGGCAGGGGTTCCGGGAGCCACGCGCCCACGTACGTCTCCCTGCGCGCCCGTGCCGAGCCGAGCAGGTTGAGGCAGATGCGGCTCGCGACGGTCGTCAGCCACGCGCCGGGGGACTCGACGGCGTCCTGCTGCTGCCGTGACAGGGCGTACCAGCGGGCGTACGTCTCCTGGACGACGTCCTCCGCGTCGGCGAGCGAACCGAGCAGGCGGTAGCCGAGGTTGAGCAGTTTCCGCCGCTCGCTCATGATCGCGCCGAGGTCCGTTTCGTCCGTCGCCATGGTCTTCCCCGTTCGTCCGTGAGCCCTCTCCCCACTTACGACACCGCGGGGCGCCGGATTGTGAGGGCGCCGGCTCACATTTCGCGGGGCCGCTCTGTCGTACCGGTGAGGACACCTACGGACGGAGACACCATGAACGACTTCCAGGCCGTCGCTGACCGGGTCGAGATCGAGGCCCTGCGCGCGGAGTTCACCGACGCGGCGATGATGCGCGACCGGGCCCGGCTCGCCGCGCTCTTCCTTCCCGACGGGGTGCTGCGGATGCCCAACATCCCCGTCGAGCAGGTCGGGCGCGCGGAAATCCTCGCCGGGGGTGAACTGCTGCAACGCCAGTGGGACTTCTTCGTCCAGAACACCCACCCCGGGACCGTCGTCCTCGACGGGGACACCGCCACCGGGCGGGCCTACATCCACGAGATCGCCCGTGCGCTCGACGGACGTCAGGGCATCAACTACGCCGTCTACCACGACCGTTACCAGCGCACCGAGGAGGGCTGGAGGTTCGCCGAGCGGGAGTACGAGGTGCGGTATCTGGACACGTCGCCGTTGACGGGAGCGGCGCCGGAGACGGACGACGGTGGTCCCGACTTCGGCGCCCCCGCGTCGGACGCCCGGCTGGAGCGGACGGCAACTGCCCTGCGCGGGAACGGTTTCGACGTCGAGATCCTGGACGACGTCGCGGCCGCGCGGGCCCGTGTGAAGGAGTTGCTGCCCGAGGGTGCGGGGGTGCTCACCGGCGCGAGTGAGACGCTGCGGCTGTCCGGGATCGACGAGGACATCAACGCCACCGGCCGCTACGACGCCGTCAGGCCCCGGCTCCTCGCCCTCGACCGCGCCGCCCAGGGCGACGAGTTCCGTCGGCTCCTCGCGAGCCCCGACTACGTCGTCAACAGCGTTGCCGCCGTCACCGAGACCGGCTCCCTCGTCCTCGCGTCCGGCAGCGGCAGCCAGCTCCCGGCCAACGCGGGCGGCGCCGGCCACCGCGTCTGGATCATCGGCGCCCAGAAGGTCGTCCCCGACCTCCCGACGGCCCTCCGCCGCGTCGAGGAACACGCCCTCCCCCTGGAGAACGTCCGCGCCCGGGCCGCCTACGGCCAGGACAGCGCCGTCAACCGCCTGCTCATCCTCAACGCGGAGCCGCAGGCGGGGCGGGGGCGGGTGCTGCTGCTGAGGGAGGCGGTCGGGTACTGAGCGGGGGCGTCGGCGTGTCCCACCTGGGCTGGTGCTGTGAGCGTGTGGCGGCTCAAGTCCCTTCTGGTTGACCGGAATTCAGGCACTCTCCGGCGCTTTCCGGCCAAAGTCTGAGGTCTCTCTGAGGTTTTCCCGTCCCCTGGTGCCCAACAATCACAGGCAGGCGGCAACGGCGTGTGCATGCCATCCGCCTGTGACCAAGCGATTGACCAAGCGACCAGCTTCATCGAAACGGGGGACCCATGAGAAACGTGCTGACGCGCACCGCGCTGCCCGTCCTGACCGCCGCGACCGTCCTGTTGACGGCGTCCGGGGCGGGTGCCGCGGCGGCGGACGACGAGCCCGTACCGGCCGACGGTACGAAGATCGTCATGAACGACGGGACGGTCGTCGGTGCCGACGGCGAGACCGACTTCGCGTTCGAGGGGGACGAGCCGGAGGAGAGGCCGTCGAAGTCCCCGTTCGGTTCCGTCTGCCCCGAGGTGAACCAGCCGGCCACGTACACCGTGAAGGGGAAGCCGTACTTCCTGGTCGACAAGGACGAGCCGCAGTCGACGTGGCTCCTGCCCCGGCAGTCGGTGAAGTGGGAGGTGTCGGGCTCCCACACCTTCACGTTCGACGTCACCGGCGGGTACGAGGCGGAGGCCAAGATCATCGTGGCGAAGGCCAAGGTGAAGATCGACGTCAAGGTCGGCAACTCGTGGACGTGGACCGGGTCCCAGACGGTCACCGACACGAACAGCACCAGCAAGGCGTACCGCGCCGTTCTCGGCCAGGTGGGCTGGAAGCTGACCTCGGTGAAGACCTGGTATGCGCCGCCGTGCGTCAAGAAGACCAAGACCATCGTCGTGAAGGCCCCGCGCAAGGGCGACATGTCGATCGGCCGCCAGAAGTCGTGATCCCGGCAGGGCACGCCTGACGCCCTGGACCTCGAAAGCCGGCACCTCCGTGAAGGGGGTGCCGGCTTTGGCGTGAACGGGGCGCGGGACCCGGAGGGAGGCTCAGCCCGCGTTCAGCTCCGCCAGCGGCAGCGTGTGGCTGGTCTGGAGGACCTTCGCGCGGAGGTAGCGGACGTTGTGGGGGGTCGTGAAGACGCCGGTGGGGACGCGGTTGTGGATGGTGAGGCCGAGGGTGCGGAGTTGTTCGGCCTTGTCGGGGTTGTTGGAGAGGAGGTCGAAGCCGGAGATGTCGAGGGCGGTCAGCATCTGGGCCGCCGCCGTGTAGTCGCGGCCGTCCTCGGGGAGCCCGAGCGCCTTGTTCGCCTCGTACGTGTCGAGGCCCTGGTCCTGGAGGGCGTACGCGTCGAGCTTGTTGTAGAGGCCGATGCCCCGGCCCTCCTGACGGAGGTAGAGGAGGACGCCGCCGGTTTCGGCGATGCGCTCGACGGCCTCGCGGAGCTGGGGGCCGCAGTCGCAGCGGGCGGAGCCGAAGACGTCGCCGGTGAGGCATTCGGAGTGGAGGCGGACGAGGGGCGTGCGGGTGCCGGGGTCGCCGAGGACGACGGCGATGTGCTCCTGGCCGTCGGCGAGGCCGTGGAAGGTGACGATCTCGGCGTCGACGCCGTAGCCGTCGGCGAAGCGCAGCGGGACCCGGACACGGGAGCGCGGCGTGGCGGCGGGGAAGTCGGTCATGCGGGTCTCCGGGGTCCGGTGCGGGTGCCATGACTATCTGCTTCAGTTTTGAAGCAGGTGACGGGTCCCGACCCTACTCCTCGTTTTAAAGTTGAAGCAACAGGTTTGTGATGCATGCCCTGTGACGGCAGAGGC encodes:
- the sigJ gene encoding RNA polymerase sigma factor SigJ, whose protein sequence is MATDETDLGAIMSERRKLLNLGYRLLGSLADAEDVVQETYARWYALSRQQQDAVESPGAWLTTVASRICLNLLGSARARRETYVGAWLPEPLPEPTPDADPADRITLDESVTMAFLVVLDTMTPAERVAFVLHDVFRYPFAEVAEIVGRTPAACRQLATSARRRIRTSRAPAPPSAEQASTIRRFRLAWEAKDITTLITLLDPAATATADGGGLAVTHLAPLIGAHHIAHAYAEIIHHAGHFTTFEEHPVNGLPGLLAHQHGTVATVYAFDITAGRIHHIWAIRNPQKLGPWQQRTAH
- a CDS encoding LUD domain-containing protein, with translation MNDFQAVADRVEIEALRAEFTDAAMMRDRARLAALFLPDGVLRMPNIPVEQVGRAEILAGGELLQRQWDFFVQNTHPGTVVLDGDTATGRAYIHEIARALDGRQGINYAVYHDRYQRTEEGWRFAEREYEVRYLDTSPLTGAAPETDDGGPDFGAPASDARLERTATALRGNGFDVEILDDVAAARARVKELLPEGAGVLTGASETLRLSGIDEDINATGRYDAVRPRLLALDRAAQGDEFRRLLASPDYVVNSVAAVTETGSLVLASGSGSQLPANAGGAGHRVWIIGAQKVVPDLPTALRRVEEHALPLENVRARAAYGQDSAVNRLLILNAEPQAGRGRVLLLREAVGY
- a CDS encoding GTP cyclohydrolase II; translated protein: MTDFPAATPRSRVRVPLRFADGYGVDAEIVTFHGLADGQEHIAVVLGDPGTRTPLVRLHSECLTGDVFGSARCDCGPQLREAVERIAETGGVLLYLRQEGRGIGLYNKLDAYALQDQGLDTYEANKALGLPEDGRDYTAAAQMLTALDISGFDLLSNNPDKAEQLRTLGLTIHNRVPTGVFTTPHNVRYLRAKVLQTSHTLPLAELNAG